The genomic window ACGACGGGCAGCACATCGCCTTCGGCCTCTCGGCGACGAGCGGCTACGGCGCCGTCGACGTCGACTTCTTCGGCTACCGGCTCGGGGTCGTGCCCGAGGCCACGGGTGCGGCCCCGGGGCTCGTAGCCGGCGCCGCGCTCGTCGCACTCGCGCGGGCGAGGCGGCGCCGGGTGCGGCGCCCGCGGTCGCCGTGAGGAGCCGGCTTCCCCCGCTCCCTCAGCTCCGCATCCCCGGCGCCTCGTGGCCGCTCGCGACGACGTAGTCGTCGTAGCCCGCGCCGTAGGTGCGCGGATCGCCGGGGTTCAGCTCGAGCACGCGGTTCGTGAGCGCCGACAGGAAGTGGCGGTCGTGGGAGACCAGGAGCATCGTCCCCTCGAAGCCGCGCAGCGCGCGCACCAGCATCTCCTTGGTGGCGAGATCGAGGTGGTTGGTGGGCTCGTCGAGCACGAGGAAGTTCGGCGGGTCGTAGAGCATGCGCGCCAGCACGAGCCGCACCCGCTCGCCCCCCGAGAGCAGCCGGCAGCGCTTCTCCACCTCGTCGCCCGAGAAGCCGAAGCAGCCGGCCAGCGTGCGCAGCGAGCCGACCGACGCGGCCGGGAACGCGCGCTCGAGCGTCTCGTAGACGCTGGCGTCGCCGTCCAGCTGCTCCATGGCGTGCTGGGCGAAGGTGCCCATCCGCACCGACGCCCCGATCGTGACGGTCCCGGCGTCGGGCGCCGTCTCGCCCGCCACGAGCCGGAGCAGCGTGGTCTTGCCCGCGCCGTTGGCGCCGAGCACGCACCAGCGCTCGCCGCGCCGGATCCACAGGTCGAAGCCGTCGAAGAGGACGCGTTCGCCATAGCGCTTGGCGAGGCCCGCGATGCGCACCACGTCGTCGCCCGAGCGCGGCGGCGCGCGGAACTCGAACTCGACGACCTGGCGCCGCTTCGGGGGCTCCACCCGCTCGATCTTCTCGAGCTTCTTGACCCGCGACTGCACCTGCGCGGCATGGCTCGCGCGCGCCTTGAAGCGCGCGATGAAGGCCTCCTCCTTGGCCAGCATCGCCTGCTGGCGCGCGTACTGCGCCTCCTGCTCGCGATCCGCGATCGCCCGCTGGCGCTCGTAGAAGGCGAGGTCGCCCGAGTAGGTCACGAGCTCGCCGCCGTCGATCTCGACGACCTTGCCGACCAGCCGGTTCAGGAACTCCCAGTCGTGGGAGGTCACCAGGACGGCCCCCTCGAAGCCGCGCAGCCAGCCCTCGAGCCACAGGATCGACTCGAGGTCCAGATGGTTGGTGGGCTCGTCGAGCAGGAGGGCATCGGGCTGGAGGATCAGGATGCGCGCCAGGCCTACGCGCACCTGCCAGCCGCCCGAGAGGGCGCCCACGTCGCCGTCCATCCAGGCCTGCGCGAAGCCGAGCCCCGCCAGGACCTCGCGCGCGCGCGACTCGAGCGCGTAGCCCCCGAGCTCCTCGAAGCGCGCCTGCGCCTCGCCGTAGCGCGCGACCAGCGCGTCGAGCTCGGTGGCGCGCCCGGGATCGGCGAGCGCCTGCTCGAGCTCGTGGAGCGCGTGCGCCGCCTCGGCGACGGGGCCGGCGCCGTCGAGGGTGGCCTCCACCACCGTGCGGCCCTTCATCTCGCCGACGTCCTGGTGGAAGTGGCCGACCGTGATGCCGCGGTCGATCACGACCTGGCCGTCGTCGGGCTCCTCCTCGCGGGTGATCAGCCGGAAGAGCGTCGACTTGCCGGCTCCGTTCGGGCCGACGAGCCCCACCTTCTCGCCGCGCCCGATCGCCGCCGAGGCCTCGAGGAAGAGGATCTGCCGGCCATGGCGCTTCGAGACGCCGTCGATGCGGATCATGGGGGCTCCGGGGCCGGGACAGGGGTGCGGGGGTGTAACGCAGCCGCCAACCGGCTGCCGGCTCCCCGGGGACCGGGCCCCGCACCCGTCGATCTCGCCCAGACGCCGCCGCGGGTATCCTCCGCCGGGCCCGCGGAGAACGCCGGCCCCGGAGACGCAACGGAGCGCCCCGAGCGGGCGCAGGGAGCCCACAGGACGCATGCAGGATCTCTCGCGACGCTCGTTCCTCCAGCTCGCCGGCGCCACCGTCGCCGTCACGATGTTCCCCCCGAGCATCCAGCGGGCGCTCGCCATCCCGGCGCGAGCGCGGCGCCGCAGCATCCTGGACATCGAACACGTCGTCATCCTGATGCAGGAGAACCGCGCCTTCGACCACTACTTCGGGACGATGGCGGGCGTCCGCGGCTTCGGCGATCGCATCACGATCCCGCTCCCCGGCGGTCGCTCCGTGTGGGAGCAGCAGCTCGGCGACGGCACGACCGTGTTGCCCTACCACCTCGACGCGACGATCGGCAACGCGCAGCGGGTCTACGGCACGCCCCACACCTACCCCGACGCGCAGAGCGCCTGGGCGGCCGGAGCGACGGGCCACTGGCCGCAGTTCAAGCAGCCGTGGTCGATGGGCTACTACACGGAGGCCGAGCTTCCCTTCCAGTTCGCGCTCGCCAACGCCTTCACCGTCTGTGATGCCTATCACTGCTCCTTCCACGGCGGCACGAACCCGAACCGGCTCTTCATGTTCACCGGCACGAACGACCCCTTCGCAACCGGCGGCGGACCAGCGATCACGAACAAGAACGACTGGCTCGGACCGCCCGAGACCGGCTTCACCTGGACCACCTACGCCGAACGCCTCGAGGCGGCGGGGATCTCGTGGAAGGTCTACCAGGACCTCTACGACAACTTCAGCGACAACTCCCTGGCCGGCTTCCGCCAGTACCGCGAGCCCTTCTACGCGGGCACGCCCTCGCCGCTCGTCGAGAAGGGGCTCTCGACGACGCTCACGAACGCGAACCTCGACGGGCTGCGCAACGACGTGCTCGCCGGCGCCCTGCCCCAGGTGTCGTGGGTCGTGGCGCCCGCGATCTGGTCCGAGCATCCCGTCCCGTCGAGCCCGGTGCAGGGCGGCTTCTACACCCAGGAGGTGCTGAACGCCCTCACCGCCGACCCGGAGGTCTTCGCCCGGACGGTGCTGTTCGTGATGTTCGACGAGAACGACGGTTACTTCGACCACGTCCCGCCGCCCTGCGCGCCGTCGCTGCGGGCCGATCTCTCGCTGGCGGGCGCCAGCACGGTCGAAGACACGAGCGAGCGCTACACCGCCGACGGCGGCGTCTTCGGGCCGGGCCCGCGCGTGCCGATGACCATCGTCTCCCCGTGGACCCGGGGCGGGTGGGTCGACTCCGAAGCCTTCGACCACACCTCGCTGATCCGTTTCCTCGAGGTGCGCTTCGGGGTCCTCGAGCCCAACATCAGCCCCTGGCGGCGCGCGATGCTGGGGGACCTCACCTCGGCCTTCGAGTTCCGGCACCCGAATCGCACGCCCTTCACGGCGCTGCCGCAGCTCACGCGGGAAGAGGCGACGGCGATCTCCAGCGCGCAACAGGCGCTGCCGCAGGTGCCGATCCCGCTCGGCAGCGAGGGGACGGTGCCCGCCCAGGCGATCGGCTACCGGCGATCGCGCGCCCTGCCCTACGAGCTGGCGGCCGACGCGGAGGAGCTCGCGGGCGGCGTCCGGCTGGCGTTCCGGGCGACCGGCCGCGCGGGAGCGGTCTTCCACGTCTACGACCGCCTCCAGCTCGAGGCCGGCCCCCGGCGCTACGCGGTCGAGGCCGGCGGGACGCTCGCGGACACCTGGCCGGCCGACGACGCCTACGACCTGTGGGTGATGGGACCGAACGGCTTCCTCCGGCACGTGCAGGGAAGGCTGCCTGCCGCCGGCGTCGAGGCGCAGGTCGAGGCCGGGAGGAGGGTCTCGATCCGGCTGATCAACGCGGGAGCGGCGCCGTGCACCTTCGTGCTGGCGCCGAACGCGTACCGGAAGCCGGCCTCGTACACGGTGCGGGTGCCCCCCGCCTCCGAGCGGATGCGCCGCTGGCACCTCTCGAGAAGCCACCGCTGGTACGACTTCACGGTGACGTGCAGCGAGGCACCCGACTTCTCCCGCCGCTTCGCGGGACGCGCCGAGAACGGACGGAGGGACATCAGCGATCCGGCGATGGGCACCTGACGGCCCGGGCCGTCGCGGCAACTCCGGCCTCCGCGCTAGGAGAGCGCGCGCTTCTGGATCTTCCCCGATTCGTTCTTCGGCAGCTCGTCGCGCACGAGGATCTCGGATGGGACCTTGTACGCGGCAAGCCGCCGCCTGAGGTCCTTGCGGAGCTCCTCGACCTCGAGGCTCGCCCCGTCCCGTAGCGCCACGTACCCCACGATCCGCTCGCCGAGGATCTCGTCCTCCACCCCGATCACGGCCGCCTCGACGATCGCCGGATGCTCGAGGATCGCCTCCTCGATCTCCTTGGCCGAGACGCGGTGCGCCCCCGCCTTGATCATGTCGGCCTTGCGGCCCACGAGGAAGAGGAAGCCGTCCTCGTCGCGATAGCCGAGATCGCCGGTGTGGTAGCCGTGCTCGTCGAGCACGCGCGCGGTGGCCTCGGGGTCGTCCCAGTACCCGCGCATCAGGTTCGAGCCACGGGCCACGAGCTCGCCCTCCTCGCCCACGGCGGCTTCGGCGCCGCCAGGGAGGCGAACGGTGAGCTCCACGTTCGGGATCGCGATTCCGATCGATCCGATCTTCTCGGCCAGGCGCTCGGGCGGAACGTAGGACAGGCGCGCGCCCGCCTCCGTCGCACCGTACATGACGAAGATGCGCTTTCCGGGAAGCGCGTCGATCAGTTGCCGGGTGATCCGCGGGCTCATGGCGCCCCCGGCCTGGGTCACGTAGCGGAGGTGCTCGAGCGCACGTTCGGCCAGGTTCGAGCGGTGCAGCAGGATCGAGAAGGTCGACGGGACCCCCGAGAAGCCCGTACAGCGCTCCTGTTCGAGCGTGTCGAGAGCGGTGTTCGGGTACTGGAAGCGGTTCTCGATCACGACCGTTCCACCGACCGCGGCGTGGGTGTTGAGGACCGACTTCCCGTACACGTAGTAGAAGGGAAGGACCGCGAGCACCCGATCCGAGGGTTCGAGCGCCAGGTAGGCAACGATCGAGCTCACGTTCGTCACCAGGTTCAGGTGCGTGAGCGTCGCACCTTGGGGGCGGCCGGTACTTCCCGAGGTGTAGATGATCGCGGCGACGTCCAGGTCGATTCGCCGCCGGCTCGGGGGATCGGCCGTCGCCGTGGCCAGCGCCTCGCCGACCGGGATCCCGCGCACGGGCGTGGGGAGCAGGCGATCGGCTACGGGCTTCTCGAAGAAGATCGTCTCGACGGGTGTGCCCTGCGCGAGAGCCGCGATCAGGGCGCGTTCGCAGCCCGCTCCGACCACGGCATGGCGAGCGCCGCAATGACCCAGGAAGTACGCGAGCGAGGCGGGGTCCGCGGCGGTGTTGAGGGGCACGGCTACCCCGCCCGCCTTCAGGATGCCGTAGTAGGCCTCGACGTAGAGCGGGGAGTTGCGGGCGAGGAGGGCCACGCGATCACCCGCCCGGAGGCCCTCCCGGAGCAGCGCCGCCGCCAGGGCATTCGCCCCCGCATCGACCTCGGCGTAGGCGAGACCGCGCCCTTCGTGGACGAGGAACGGCTGCTCGGGCGTGCGCCGGGCGCTCTGCT from Deltaproteobacteria bacterium includes these protein-coding regions:
- a CDS encoding ABC-F family ATP-binding cassette domain-containing protein, translated to MIRIDGVSKRHGRQILFLEASAAIGRGEKVGLVGPNGAGKSTLFRLITREEEPDDGQVVIDRGITVGHFHQDVGEMKGRTVVEATLDGAGPVAEAAHALHELEQALADPGRATELDALVARYGEAQARFEELGGYALESRAREVLAGLGFAQAWMDGDVGALSGGWQVRVGLARILILQPDALLLDEPTNHLDLESILWLEGWLRGFEGAVLVTSHDWEFLNRLVGKVVEIDGGELVTYSGDLAFYERQRAIADREQEAQYARQQAMLAKEEAFIARFKARASHAAQVQSRVKKLEKIERVEPPKRRQVVEFEFRAPPRSGDDVVRIAGLAKRYGERVLFDGFDLWIRRGERWCVLGANGAGKTTLLRLVAGETAPDAGTVTIGASVRMGTFAQHAMEQLDGDASVYETLERAFPAASVGSLRTLAGCFGFSGDEVEKRCRLLSGGERVRLVLARMLYDPPNFLVLDEPTNHLDLATKEMLVRALRGFEGTMLLVSHDRHFLSALTNRVLELNPGDPRTYGAGYDDYVVASGHEAPGMRS
- a CDS encoding phospholipase C, phosphocholine-specific, which codes for MQDLSRRSFLQLAGATVAVTMFPPSIQRALAIPARARRRSILDIEHVVILMQENRAFDHYFGTMAGVRGFGDRITIPLPGGRSVWEQQLGDGTTVLPYHLDATIGNAQRVYGTPHTYPDAQSAWAAGATGHWPQFKQPWSMGYYTEAELPFQFALANAFTVCDAYHCSFHGGTNPNRLFMFTGTNDPFATGGGPAITNKNDWLGPPETGFTWTTYAERLEAAGISWKVYQDLYDNFSDNSLAGFRQYREPFYAGTPSPLVEKGLSTTLTNANLDGLRNDVLAGALPQVSWVVAPAIWSEHPVPSSPVQGGFYTQEVLNALTADPEVFARTVLFVMFDENDGYFDHVPPPCAPSLRADLSLAGASTVEDTSERYTADGGVFGPGPRVPMTIVSPWTRGGWVDSEAFDHTSLIRFLEVRFGVLEPNISPWRRAMLGDLTSAFEFRHPNRTPFTALPQLTREEATAISSAQQALPQVPIPLGSEGTVPAQAIGYRRSRALPYELAADAEELAGGVRLAFRATGRAGAVFHVYDRLQLEAGPRRYAVEAGGTLADTWPADDAYDLWVMGPNGFLRHVQGRLPAAGVEAQVEAGRRVSIRLINAGAAPCTFVLAPNAYRKPASYTVRVPPASERMRRWHLSRSHRWYDFTVTCSEAPDFSRRFAGRAENGRRDISDPAMGT
- a CDS encoding AMP-binding protein, which encodes MRVHLVHEFLEQSARRTPEQPFLVHEGRGLAYAEVDAGANALAAALLREGLRAGDRVALLARNSPLYVEAYYGILKAGGVAVPLNTAADPASLAYFLGHCGARHAVVGAGCERALIAALAQGTPVETIFFEKPVADRLLPTPVRGIPVGEALATATADPPSRRRIDLDVAAIIYTSGSTGRPQGATLTHLNLVTNVSSIVAYLALEPSDRVLAVLPFYYVYGKSVLNTHAAVGGTVVIENRFQYPNTALDTLEQERCTGFSGVPSTFSILLHRSNLAERALEHLRYVTQAGGAMSPRITRQLIDALPGKRIFVMYGATEAGARLSYVPPERLAEKIGSIGIAIPNVELTVRLPGGAEAAVGEEGELVARGSNLMRGYWDDPEATARVLDEHGYHTGDLGYRDEDGFLFLVGRKADMIKAGAHRVSAKEIEEAILEHPAIVEAAVIGVEDEILGERIVGYVALRDGASLEVEELRKDLRRRLAAYKVPSEILVRDELPKNESGKIQKRALS